GAGCCCTACCACTATTACTAAGCTTTATTTCTCTGTTtttaccccacccccactcacCCCCAGCTACCTTAgactagctacggccctgaccaGTGATACCTGGATGAAGATGGCATCTCGCACACACTCCTGTAGATCGTGCTGCCCTGCAACACGTGCGGCCTGCTGCTCCAGGGTGAGGGAGCCCCGCGCCAAGCCCTGGTCTCGGAGAGCCGCCAGCTTGGCGTGGATCTCGTCACGTGCTCGATCCACCTGCTCGTCCAGCTCATCGTACAGCGACACCTGGTAGCCGGCGCACGCGAACAGCATGGCGAAACTACTGCCGATCAAACCACTACAAACAGGTAAAGGGTAGACAGATGTTTTATGGGatgcatagatggatggatgcatgcatgcatggatggatggatgcatgggtggatggatggatggatggatggatgcatgcatgcatgcatgcatgcatggatggatgaatggatggatggatcgatgaatgaatagatggatggatggattaatggatggatggatggatggatggacggacgggtggaaggatggaaggatggatggatggatgaatagatggatggatgaatgaatgaatgaatgaatgaatgaatgaatgaataaatgaatggatggtttGATGGAAggttggctggctggctggatggatggggTAGAGAGGCATCGGCCCCTCAAGTCGGAAAATAATaccttaaagttaaagtttgttttgtttatcgacaccacttgagcatattgatttattaatcatctgatttggatgtcaaacatttactaaTTCAGACATACAGTGTTAGAACTgaaacccgcaacatgtttttcgagtagtagcaagggatcttttatatgcagcgctcgcttgattcgctttaccactgggatacgaaAATAATACCTCCCCCTCCCCCGTTGAAAGGCTAATTAAATGCAGTATATTACTGGAGCCTCCGGATTCTGGCAACCTCCGTCGCCTAtgtgaatgaatatttaacgatacTCCAGGACGAAAATTATATCGGTTATTTGTCAAactatggggcctaattcactaaactctctcaacattgcgatctcgcagtgcaatgctcaAAGACTAGCACAGAGGATGCTTAGTTGTCTAGCAGAACCCAAGAcaactttgtgaattaggccagAGCTATTCGTTGCAAAATATAGCTCGCTGGCGACAGTGGCAGTAATGCGATAATTTACGGTAACAAATTTGGAGGCGTTCACGGAAATGTcgtaataatgtgtgtgttttacatgTTAATCATGACCATAGATACAGTATAATTTCACATCCAGATTTTACAGAAGACTACTTAACGGGTCCATACCTCCCAATTATGGCAATTTTGTCTTCCTTTAGGCTGGTTTGAGCTGACATGTTGCACAAATGAGTTCGCTGTATCCGTGAGGACTCGGGATAACACAAGGTCGTAAGTCTCCTGATTaaagggggcggaacgtagctcgtggtacagcgctcgcctgttgcgcgatcgattcccgtcggtgggcgcattgggctatttctcgttccagccagtgctccacgactggtgtaacagaggctgtggtatgtactatcctgtctgtgggatggtgcatataaaagatcccttgctgctaatcgaagagtagcccatgaagtggcgacaatggatttcctctctcagtatatgtggtccataaccatatatccggcgccatgtaaccgtaaataaaatgtgtcgagagagtcgttaactaaaacatttccttccttccttgtcaataataaattttattccattttctAAAATATCATCAACACAATATATCTTGCGGCTAAAAGTTTATAAAAATGCACTGTATAGACTATCATTTAACGAGTCTTGTCATGCGCGTGTGCTGGGgaacgtatgtgtgtgtgtgaggttgGGGGTCGAACCCCCTGGTCCAagaaacatttcatttaaataaaaagtattttgcGTAGAAGCATGACCCGACCCGCTTAAAAACTTCACGCGCCACAACTATCCCTCCCTCCTGTACAGGTTGGACTATACGAAATAAAATctcataggcgaccatgttaacgtttgtgcttaaaaacactatacgcaatatatcaaccaaactataacctataaatatcagtactaaaacccctacctcaaagcgaaaatggtacctttcatggctcattttcagtATAAACAGATGattctacaacacccctagtttcgcactaaatttgagtacttttgttttatacaggtaccccatatatgttccaagcacaaggctacttgccacagtggtactagatcaaataaaattgcatacattttgagcccagatgaaactaattttttttacaaccaacacactcacatttataaccaatcacgacttgtggtgttaacttctctatcaaaagctgtgcacctcgaacttaAATTAACATTTCACACCTCGAACattttgcacacgcgcctgcttAGTTGTTTCACAATCTTAGAAAGATGTTTATATAATTTCCTGAAACAAGCTGTATTGTTATCTCCTTAAACATATATCATTGAGTACATGGGCAGTCCCCCACCACCCCCCGAGCTGGGACAAATCCACAAATTCGGGCCAAAAATTTgagatcttatcggaggtcggactcgggatgggcgtgttcgaaactctagtggtatatgggcacgttaaactagttatcatcatcatcatcatgaaacTGTTgttgcattttaccatagtttgacacccaatagccgatgtagttttcatgctggggtgtcgttaaacattcattcattcattcattcatcatcatGAACTGAACTGTGCTATTAAAAGTTAAGTGCACTTGGAACTTCGACTCTGTCAGATGCTGTTTAATTTGATACACTGCTTCCTGTAATTGCCGACAGCTGGTTTTTACTTCATTCCGTAGACCAAGTACATGTTCAGGTACGGCGGAATGAAGTAgaaatgggggagggggggggggggggagaggtgaCTGGGATAGAGGGAGTAacgcaaagtttctaggggtttCGAGGGGTACGCTTCTCCGTAAAAAGTTTAAACTAAGTAGTGtcgaaatagaataaaaatgattttcgtcaattatttctttcatattaaccTGACAAgtagatattttgtaaatacctatttaatgatactctacctaatttagcatttacttgtttgggctctcattgatgtacaagatggtgtttactcttgaaattgaaatagatttgtgacctttattggaacagactataacacattttgatgatatttgtcaatttcatttatccttaaacaaacttttaatttaaaactgcaagttaactgattattttaaattgcagcataaattattaattatgaccagcatatttagtgaatataaattcaatataagtacattagaaatttacacaatcttgcaaccacttaaaggtgctatattagTTATATGTGcatgagcatctgtttgtgataaagattctccaataaacatgtattttctactgggcatatagttaaacgTGTAGTCTTTGAATGTTAAAAAagctaaatttaataaaaacatgatatgcaatagctgtcattatgcaactttgaaatagcacctttaataccggtgtAATAGGTCACAAACTCAATTTTGCTCAAaaattacttataaatgtctacaaatattttgttttggagtaGGGTATGGGTAAACGGTCATCAGAaacggtccctcacatattgacCAAAATTTCTTTTAGTCTGTGTGACGGAATAtactcttatcttttcgcctgtggcgatgttaattgttttagagggccgtgtgcagcttggttacctaatacctccgcgcgaccgtaccccctaatacacacttagaccagatgtggaggccatgtggacagtagttacgtaataactccggtagtgcggtttatgaCCGTGGtttctggcgaactaggcgacagtaagtctggccatctaagagaatataccgtctctgggagttgtggaactatcacatgataggtgaagTACCGCGTtgttcgctgtctctgagattttgaataaatagataggattttagatatatcggactatttcaattagaacgaccatcaaaattgcgacaaatttccttcatgtaaaacgcgcacctcttcctctttgacataatcctatgggactttcaaaattccatagcaccaaatacTATAGCCtgtcaccaacattggactgctggtgctcccttgcacttgccagtgcaggcgttccctctctacaaccctcccccaaccctttcctgtcctggacagagggaaccggccaaggccggtccctgtgaccaggataggcgtgtgctacaacagcttgctctgaatgtgcacgtacaTCTCTTTATCATCGTCATTGtcgatatatcggggagaaacattggaagtatccaggggaacggacgtcgtccactgaacgatctatataagttcagttctgacgtggtaaatatatttttctgctctgttgtataaccttgatgttattgatgtaactttaaatattttaatactgtattatgccaatattatttagacagtgtctccgggtatctgacgaagtaaattgtaggcttcactgttctaaaaagaTAAAGCTTaaccggtcatcctagaggacctaggtaaactgtaggttattgtctttattgtgatatgtaccagtattaattctgtattacaaggttactgaatgagtagttaagggttaattaaaaattaaccagttaggaatagagttgtaattcctttattaattaagttcccctggcagcgtttctcaattatcacacgcgtgcggattgtatcacggtgaagtgattagaatattgtgtaaactagacacctagtgatttactaattaagtgattagttctgggttgttattatattgttgttgttaattaactactgcggcaagtacatttgtcagcgtagtgttaatacagattccaaagggtattgtgttttgttgtgttttctagtgaactaaacgtgctacatatatgtttttatataagatcttatctctgatcatacctagagccgagccactcgggtattagactgcccgatacagagagatctaatagatatacagttagaagagatatttggataatcgtgttttattcagttacgggtattataggatccccgtgacagtctgttccaataaagtgcacaaatcacctgtttactgatatatttcttttaatttcaagagcaagcaccaccttgtacatcaatgagagccaaaacaagtaaatgctaaattaggtagactatcattaaatagatatttacaaaatatttacttgtctgtttaatatgtaagaaatgctcgacaaatatcattttaattctatttccgacagtactttagatgtcctgaaatgcaatttcctgcattctacaagtaaaatcaTCTctaccttaagatttactatcaataatatttttgatccGCCGTGCCTGATGTTTATgctattatgtaatatataacagttagtaaataaaaatatataccaagTTATCATCGTATAAACCTTTCCCTTCCTGtaaaagagacataccctagtttttaaacactaatgcatatttttttactattatagccgtttttgataagtgaaatcatactttacatagattttatagtttagattatgaatttccgtacattcgaagtatgTTTGGTCATCATGGtgcttttaatatcacaaaattcatttctcgtatttttgaaaacgcacgtgcgtctgagaagtaacggttatggagtcgagttttagtctatttttagagggtatttcacaatttcaaagtcacagactcatgtttcactcaattctaactttatccaaatgtgttacaggtttgtagataaactaaacttagtgttaaggGTCTGTCCCTTAAATAAATAGACGAGCTCACCTCTACGAGTCTGTAACACTCCCCCAAAATGGCCATCTGAATCCGGTTCATGACGAATCCATTAATTTCTTTGTTCAGTATCACCGGATCCTGACCCAGTTCCTGCATAAAAGATTTTGAATTTTACAACTACATCCGGGTCTGTCCACGGGGCTGGTATGATCTCCAACACAGGACAGTAGAACGGGGGATTGGTCTGACAAACGAAATGTAGAACGACTGTTGAAAACAGCTAGTACTTCATATTGCATACAAATATTGCGTACACTAAAATGCAGAGCTGACAGTCCTCTGTCATAAATTTCTTTTTACcacatgtgggtttttttttggggtttttttagaaTGCTGGAGGTATGCTTCATGTGGTatgttttttctaaaaaaagGTTAAGAACCAAATATTGAGATGTTAAATGTTAATTGTGTCCTTGACATGCACACGTGAATCTGAACGTGACCAAGAGATATTCTTTTACCTATGCATTAAGACCTAGACCGAGTCCATGAATCATAGCCTGTACTTTGTAAACAGCAAATTACCAGTTGCGTCCTTTAAGTGTTGCAAATTTGTCTGTTTAGtttgacaaaaatgtcattattatgtCAAAATAGTAATCAAATTTGTCATAATTCAAATCGCAATCATAGGATACACGCCATAGCCGTCCAACATAGTGCATCTTAATCCGTGTCCTTCTCGAGAACGACATTAAGGAAAGAGTAGAGTCGAGAATAAGCCATTAAAACAAAGAGGATCCGTTTACGATGTGTTagattattgtatatatgtatataaaacaattaatcaCGCGAAAACGCCATGCAAGAATCTCAGATCAATGGTATAGCAGATTCCTTTGCTATCGTTAGAAAACACCAATCAGTAATAATGTTTCCAAATGATGCCATCTGTAACTCTAAATTCCAAAATCAGTGCAAGTTTTAATTGCAATCTAATGACAAAtttattaagtttatttattttattctcaaGTTCAAACCTCAAAGAGTATCGACCAGCCACTCTCGTTACCACGAGGTTCAATAAAGGGAGCAGACGATATACCTTCTAAAAATAAGTGTTTACTGACGCTAATTTTCAGTGGTTCACTTCATGCATATCAAATTCAATTATCCATTGTTGTGAGAGCTGGagtttacttgttttatgaCATTGTTGTTTGCTAATGTTCAATGAAACGCACGTGCGGATGATTGGCGCATGAAGGTTACTGATTTTGTTACAGCGGAAATAATTTGATTACAGACACAGTGCAAGAAGTTGGTTTTTTGTAGAATGTCATTATTACGTCAGTATAGTAATCAAATTTGTCATAACTCTAATCGCAATCACAAGGTGGACGTCATAGCCGTAAAACATAATGCATCTTAATCGTATCCTTCTCGAGAACGACATAAAGTAAAAAGTAGAGTCGAGAATaagcaattaaaacaaaaagggatCCGTTTAAGATGTGTTAgaatattgtatacatgtatataaaaaattaatcacGCGAAAACGTCAATCAAGAATCTCAGGTCAATGGTACAGCAGATTACTTTGTCATCTCTGTGCATCTTTAGAAAATCATCGTTAGAAAAGTGAACCGGTAATAATGCTTCCAAATCATGTCATCTGTAACTCTAAATTCCAAAATCAGTGTTAGTTTTAACTGCAACCTAATGACAAATCTATTATGTCTTTTTTTCTGAAGTTCAAGCCTCAAAGAGTATCGACCAGCCACTCTCGTTACCAATTGTTACGGATTACAAAACACAGGCGCGTAGTATGGCCAACATGTGTGATTCGCATGTGAAACACGAGGTTCAATAAAGGgaaaagagagggagagggatgGGGTGAAGAATGGGGAGAAGGGGAAAGGGGGGTATTGACGATATACCTTCTAAAAATAAGTGTTTACTGACGCTAATTTTCAGTGGCTCGCTTCTTGCATATCAAATTCAGTTATCCATTGCTGTGAGTGCAATTAATTTGGCCTCACCACGCATATTTAAAGACTGCTggattttacttgttttttttatgacatcGTTGTTAGCTAATTTTCGATGAAACGCACGTGTGTTACTTCCTGCATATGATTGGCTTCGCCCCTATAGGTTACTGATTTTGTGCTAGCGGAAATAATTTGATTACAGCCAGAGTACAAGAAGTTGTTTTTGTAGAATCTCACCGGATGATTGACGACAAACCGCGATCTGTGTGTGAGTTCTTCACTTACCTTAGACGGGAGTATTGCACTGGTAGCACTCGATAAGATGACGTCATCCTTTATATCCAGGGAATCGATCTTCTTCCAGACACTCTTCTTCAGTTCCAGGTTTTCGGGTACACACTCCTGGTAATAAACAACAAACGTATCAATTTGAAACAGACAGGCGAAGTAAGGGAAgggaatgtattatttaactacgcacccaacacattttatttacggttatatggcgtctgacatattgttaaggactacacagatattaagagaggaaacccgctgtcgccactttgtgggctactcttttcgattagcagcaagggatcgagaaatagcccaacgggtccaccgacggagatcgatcctagatcgaccgcgcatcaagcaaacgctttaccactggtctacatcccgccccacaaGGCGaagcatacataaatataactaGTGTTTTATCATCGTTGATAATCGGAGTGCACCAGCCAATCAACTTTTTTATTATAACATCGgtttaaaaattatatcaaCTTAAGAAAGTTTGATAAATTATTTGGACTATGGACCTGTTGTCATATTAACCTATTAGACCGAGGGTCCACTATActcttatcatctgactcaaatataatgtctattatgttcacaatgtctgtaaaaaaaaaattcttctgggcctttgctcttgttcctccctcaatatgtcaacagctcttgcattatcagatcacaaaccatccaattcagcttcagtatttctttggacatttctcagccatttctatgtggttgaggaataccctagactttgtgatatgactaatatGAGACCATAgcaatttgctctcttccaatttgctctattggtacagaatattttcagggaatatctactggatggaaggtttgcaactaatccacagtagcataatagCAGCATTtgtggtttggcactaaatttctcatgtgaaaggggttcttccaagccacacttgatcaagaaatccctacaaaggtcttaagagactggaagaccttttaaatgaaaaaaagaaaactctgccctcagcttcttgggaagagggttctatttgtgagacaaagtacatgtttcaaatgcAAAGCATGTCTGGGGGTGTTGTAAAGTATACAAGAAGATGtagaaacaaagattatacttcaatgtctgaacattgctgccagttcaccatcccagatacgaaACATTTTATACACTCAacttggcaacaagaggcatcttatagatgtgcacagcatcattaaggatgcagggaagacaccaactagcaattccagctgtgcttgccattactggctatgataccaacagtgcttttatgcagaatggaaaactggaggttttgaatattctcaagcaacaccaagacttccttTAAATGTTGTAGCTCAtgaagttcagcaaaaattgatgttcatatatttaagaagcagataatttcatataccttctctatgggagtgcaggtgcgaataacatacaaagacatcatgacttgagaaatatctggaaatgtttgttgccaaaccaaggatgataatattgaactacagtagagtgTAAATTagccttctccactctacatgtatgtattcactgagaatgctctgacaatgcacataaagagaacaaattgccaagttgtcatttggtatcagtcatgccaGGCAATCCAGGCTATTCCTTAACCAAAGTGTCGtatggctgagaaattttagaaggaACACTAGggatgaaatagtgatattatactatgagcgctgatggacatactgatggaggaaccagagcagtctggagaaggagaataccagaaattatgaacatgacagacatattttaattgcatcaaaatgcaaaggaatatgaaaggaagtcaaaactttccgagacaatatttgatgtagaaactaattatatacacctgagcataagttaagcacaatgtaaatataaaggcaaatctaaaaatattacaaacacagactagtataagatgaacttttgtgagatagatgacatgtacatgtaatgcaaaagaaattatggtaggtacacaaaactgatgctttaaatttttaacactggtgtttagtaaagagggacatattcataatattgatgcacatacatgtatactcaacaaaattaattaagggctagtaaactttgttatattataatataattctttgttactgtcatattattttagcatgttttggtcatatatatggcttctatacattgtttcattaaacttttactggttatacacgcaaaaacactgggtatttcacatacttatgaaaaatattgaaatgagcattaggtaagtatttgttacatatttgttcagaatgttttttgttattatgttccctcaaaattgttatttaagtcattaagttcAAGAGCATGCCACAATGCTGGCAACTTTCAACAGAAGTTGTATTTTTccccatatttaaagaaaaatgctaaaatatctattggaccttaattaattttgttgagtatagtataggcagatatactgcaccatatttgaataatgctgcctcaatatattaaatacagtgcattttttaatagtaaaaggttcaagcagctcaaaatatgtgtaaatatagaaaataatgcatttcaggcattgcttaacttttgccgatgagtatatcattattcataccacatattgcattgttatttggtttgttactattaacatctagtataggatgaatatcattcattttagccttatatctgttaaatatttatatggatgacaactttatcactatatttaatttttcaatatagtgtttttggaacacaaaatgtgcaacggtacccccattcaaatggctatatttttttaatccaccaactTTTTTGCTGCAGgcaaattcatatataatgaggtatctaaaaatacttgtctccaaaaatccctgggggggggggggggggggtttcggtatctggcccatggactatatTCAATGTCTGTTGTTTTTTGGTAAACATAAAAACTGATCCAAACACCAGTTCATTTACATCAGTAACATCATTCGAACTGTCTAGAAGAAGAATtcaaacaattacagttaacatttcccTCGATCATCGATTTTGGAtatttataatcgatcatcacatcggtagagcccAACCAATCAATATTCTCGGTcccagtctgtctgtctgtttctctctctctctctctctctctctctctctctctctctctctctctctctctctctctctctctctctctctctctctctctctctctctctctctctctctctctctctctctctctctctctctcaagaaaAATACGAAAACGTGTCCTTTTCAGCATACACGTGTCCTTTTTGTCTAGCTGAAGAGCACAACCACTATTGCTAAGCTTTATTTCCCTGTTTTTAAACCCCCACCTCACCACACCCCCACTAACCCCCAGCTACCTTAtactagctacggccctgaccaGTGATACCTGGATGAAGATGGCATCTCGCACACACTTCTGTAGATCGTGCTGTCCTGCAACACGTGTGGCCTGCTGCTCCAGGGTGAGGGAGCCCTGCACCAAGCCCTGGTCTCTGAGAGCTGCCAGCTTGGTGTGGATCTCGTCACGTGATCAATCCACCTGCTCGTCCAGCTCGTCGTTGAGCGACACCTAGTAGCCGGCGCACGCGAACAGCATGGCGAAACTACGGCCGATCAGACCACTACAAACAGGTAAGGGTAGATAGATGTTTTAACGTTTatgggatggatgggtgggtggatggaaggagggagggagggagggagggagggagggagggatgaatgaatggatggatgggtggatggaaggagggaggggtgaatgaatggatggatgaatggaaggatggttggatggatggatggatggaaggatggatggaaggatgatatatcgatgaatgaatggatggatcgatgaatgaatgaatgaatgatgaatgaatcgatggatcaatgaatgaatggatgggtggatggatggatcaatgaatgaatACCTCCCCCTCCCCTGGTGAAAGGctaattatatgtaatatattactGGAGCCTCCGGTTTCTGACTATCTCGGACGCCTATGtgaatgaccggcctcggtgtcgtcgtggttaggccatcggtctacaggctggtaggtactgggtttggatcccagtcaaggcataggatttttaatccagataccgactccaaaccctgagtgagtgctccgcaagactcagtgggtaggtgtaaaccacttgcaccgaccagtgatccataactggttcaacaaaggccgtggtttgtgctatcttgcctgtgggaagcgcaaataaaagatcccttgctgctaatcggaaagagttacccatgtagtggcgacaccgggtttcctctcaaaatatgtgttgtccttaaccatatgtctgacgccatataaccgtaaataaaatgtgttgagtgcggcattcaataaaaaaaacccatttatttttctttcctaTGTGAATGAATATTTATGGATACTCCAGGACGAAATTATATCGGTTATTTGTCAAATtaagcatattatatatatatatatatatatatatatatatatatatatacatgccaAACCTAGTCGTAAATAACTCGCTGGTTACAGTAGTAGTAATGCGATAATTTACGGTAACAGATTTGGAGGCGTTCACGGAAATGCCAAAATAGGACACGTGTATAATATGTTAATCATGACCATAGATACAGGATTATTTCATATCCA
This DNA window, taken from Gigantopelta aegis isolate Gae_Host chromosome 4, Gae_host_genome, whole genome shotgun sequence, encodes the following:
- the LOC121369915 gene encoding lambda-crystallin homolog; translated protein: MYGLAALRDQGLVQGSLTLEQQATRVAGQHDLQKCVRDAIFIQECVPENLELKKSVWKKIDSLDIKDDVILSSATSAILPSKELGQDPVILNKEINGFVMNRIQMAILGECYRLVEMLMHI